AAACAGACTGATTGGAAACACTCTAGCGAAGACGTTGTATCAATGGTTAAAAAATATATAGATCTGGACGTGCCTGTAGTTATACAAACTGATATATATTATCTCGATTACTACAACTCAAATACTCATTTCCCGGGTCACATAGTTTCAGTTTGGGGATATGATGATGAGAGTAAAACCATCTATGTAGCTGATAACCATCTTGAGGGTTTACAGAATGTTCCATATGAAAATTTTAAACAAGGCATGGCATCTAATGACTTATCTAACCCTCTTAATAATAACTTCATAGACGTCAGGTTAGATAAACCTGTCGACAATTTAGAAGATCTAATACCATCAGCAGTTAAAGAGAATGCCAGAAAAATGCTTTACGGATGCAGCGGAGGCAGGGGGGAGTCTTCAGTTTATAAGATAAAAGAGTGGTCTGAAGATCTTCCAAACTGGAGCGATGTGGAAGACTGGAAGTGGTGTTCACGCTTTGGTTATCAGGTTATAAAAAAACGCGGAGTTTGCGGAGCCGGGTTTAGATGGATTTACAGAGATTTTCTAATAGAGGCAGAAGAGATAGTGCCTCTTATTAAAGAGTTGGGATTAGCGAAAAAGATGGACTTTATTGGTAGTAAGTGGAGCGATATTGCTCTTTTATTAAAAGAAATAAGCGAAAAAGATCTTCCAAATGAGACATTATTAAAAACCGCGTCACAAAAAGCATATGAACTCTGGGAGCTTGAGAGTGATTTTTATAATACTGTGGCAGAGAAAATTGAGACTGAATAAAAGATGAAACTACTACTTTTTGATATTGACGGCACCCTTTTAACAACAGACGGCGCAGGTACTAGAGCTGCAAACAGAGCGTTTGAAAAAGTGTACGGCATAAAGGGAGCTATGAGCAAAATAGATGCCGCCGGAAAAACAGATCCCATAATTCTTAGGGAAATATTTCAAAATGAATTTCAAAGAGACTATGAGCATCAAGAAGCTCAGGAACTCTA
The DNA window shown above is from Thermodesulfobacteriota bacterium and carries:
- a CDS encoding BtrH N-terminal domain-containing protein; the protein is MKKTIDNWVHIPGLHCGSVTLRDVMTHYGYKWSEAMCFGIGGGLGFYYTIKKDTSPSHMIFVRGPMMETTFLSFVDKQTDWKHSSEDVVSMVKKYIDLDVPVVIQTDIYYLDYYNSNTHFPGHIVSVWGYDDESKTIYVADNHLEGLQNVPYENFKQGMASNDLSNPLNNNFIDVRLDKPVDNLEDLIPSAVKENARKMLYGCSGGRGESSVYKIKEWSEDLPNWSDVEDWKWCSRFGYQVIKKRGVCGAGFRWIYRDFLIEAEEIVPLIKELGLAKKMDFIGSKWSDIALLLKEISEKDLPNETLLKTASQKAYELWELESDFYNTVAEKIETE